One part of the Lapillicoccus jejuensis genome encodes these proteins:
- a CDS encoding aminotransferase class IV yields MSITAWVNGALVDPAEASLSAVDHGVTVGDGVFETAKVVDGRPFALTRHLDRLDRSVAGLGLPPVDRARVLAGVKAVLDATDPIAFGRLRFTVTGGAGPLGSDRTGSELTYIVTSAPQALPPASGKVTVVPWTRNERAATAGLKTTSYADNVIALARAKEVGAMEAIFANTRDELCEATGSNVFVVPDSASGLVLTPPLDAGPLAGITRGLVLEWGRAAGVDVREQALPLDVLRTADEVFLTSSIKDVFPVHAVDDRELPAPGPVTARLAEVFAARSAEDVDP; encoded by the coding sequence ATGAGCATCACGGCATGGGTCAACGGCGCGCTGGTCGACCCCGCGGAGGCGTCGCTCAGCGCGGTCGACCACGGCGTCACCGTCGGCGACGGGGTCTTCGAGACGGCCAAGGTCGTCGACGGGCGCCCGTTCGCGCTGACCCGCCACCTGGACCGGCTCGACCGGTCGGTGGCCGGGCTCGGCCTGCCCCCGGTCGACCGGGCCCGGGTCCTCGCGGGCGTGAAGGCCGTCCTCGACGCGACCGACCCGATCGCCTTCGGGCGGCTGCGGTTCACCGTGACCGGCGGGGCCGGCCCGCTCGGCTCGGACCGCACCGGCTCCGAGCTGACCTACATCGTCACGAGCGCGCCGCAGGCCCTGCCACCGGCCAGCGGCAAGGTCACCGTCGTGCCGTGGACGCGCAACGAGCGCGCCGCGACGGCGGGGCTGAAGACGACGTCGTACGCCGACAACGTCATCGCGCTCGCGCGGGCCAAGGAGGTCGGGGCGATGGAGGCGATCTTCGCCAACACGCGCGACGAGCTGTGCGAGGCGACCGGGTCCAACGTGTTCGTCGTCCCCGACTCGGCCTCGGGCCTCGTGCTGACCCCGCCGCTCGACGCCGGCCCGCTCGCCGGTATCACCCGGGGCCTCGTCCTGGAGTGGGGACGCGCGGCCGGGGTCGACGTGCGCGAGCAGGCGCTGCCGCTCGACGTGCTGCGCACCGCCGACGAAGTGTTCCTCACCAGCTCCATCAAGGACGTCTTCCCGGTCCACGCCGTCGACGACCGGGAGCTGCCCGCGCCCGGCCCCGTCACCGCGCGGCTGGCCGAGGTCTTCGCGGCCCGCTCCGCCGAGGACGTGGACCCGTGA
- a CDS encoding AfsR/SARP family transcriptional regulator: MMRIRLFGEAELVDDERGRTPLSVLGTKPRQLLEILALGAGRVHGKEHLADLLWQGRPPAAATAGLESYVSVVRSRLGLGAGRGSVLATADNGYVLDRARCEVDVVTVRELHDESRLGSLSGALSAGERVDALARGELLGHEGYAPWAIEAREELEGLVARTLARGAQGALALGLPERALPLAERATALDPGDEDGWRQLMRAQWFDGAPTQALRSYSRLRAHLIEELGQEPSDETTEVYLAVLSHTSQAGAGGDHTVEIRLLLQLMRQALEGTPGARPPALDDDLSHVACRVLARG; this comes from the coding sequence ATGATGCGTATCCGTCTGTTCGGGGAGGCCGAGCTCGTCGACGACGAGCGGGGCAGGACGCCGCTCTCGGTCCTGGGGACCAAGCCGAGGCAGCTGCTGGAGATCCTCGCGCTCGGCGCCGGCCGGGTCCACGGGAAGGAGCACCTGGCCGACCTGCTGTGGCAGGGCCGGCCACCGGCGGCCGCGACCGCCGGGCTGGAGAGCTACGTCTCGGTCGTGCGCAGCCGCCTCGGCCTCGGCGCCGGTCGCGGGTCCGTCCTCGCCACCGCCGACAACGGCTACGTCCTGGACCGCGCCCGGTGCGAGGTCGACGTGGTCACCGTGCGCGAGCTGCACGACGAGTCGCGCCTGGGCTCGCTCTCCGGCGCCCTCAGCGCCGGCGAGCGCGTCGACGCGCTCGCCCGCGGCGAGCTGCTCGGCCACGAGGGCTACGCGCCCTGGGCGATCGAGGCGCGCGAGGAGCTGGAGGGCCTCGTGGCCCGCACCCTCGCCCGCGGGGCGCAGGGCGCCCTGGCCCTCGGGCTGCCCGAGCGGGCGCTGCCCCTGGCCGAGCGCGCGACGGCGCTGGACCCGGGTGACGAGGACGGCTGGCGCCAGCTGATGCGGGCGCAGTGGTTCGACGGTGCCCCCACCCAGGCGCTGCGCAGCTACAGCCGGCTGCGGGCCCACCTCATCGAGGAGCTCGGTCAGGAGCCGTCGGACGAGACGACCGAGGTCTACCTCGCCGTGCTGTCCCACACCTCGCAGGCCGGTGCCGGCGGTGACCACACCGTCGAGATCCGGCTGCTGCTGCAGCTCATGCGACAGGCCCTCGAGGGGACGCCCGGCGCGCGGCCGCCGGCGCTCGACGACGACCTGTCCCACGTGGCCTGTCGTGTCCTCGCCCGGGGCTGA
- a CDS encoding sensor histidine kinase: MPRPRPERPRWAASAVVRRSLRSFVLRSLVVLVVVGLAAVWVARDVAFRSSVDDATERGSLFAETILGPLLTPAVLTPGGSLSPSAVTLLRKRVGSGTIRHLKLYDESGTVLWADQADLIGRGYTLDPELTALRTDGATTARLSRVEDPEDAELAGEERQLEIYTAVDVDGTGRRVLVETYWSMRQIDEETRSLVRAFLPLLLGALLLFQLAVLPLGLSLARRVDRTLADRERMTRHALSAARLERSRLAAQLHDGVIQDLAGIGFALPTIAAGLHARAEAARELVWETQRVLLRDVDALRNLLVDLHDDPLGEEGLEESVGALADRARQQGLSVTVAVDPGAASPGTRALALRTVREGLQNVLKHAAAEHAGVSVAVDGGDLRVRVSDDGRGAPSGDIPEGHVGLSLLRATLADVGGSLDLRGRSPEGSVLEARVPLLVEDALDHTRPHSRARRLRRQVAAVWTTFWRATFPRTFDDFSR, translated from the coding sequence ATGCCGCGCCCCCGGCCTGAGCGACCCCGGTGGGCCGCCTCCGCGGTGGTCCGCCGCTCCCTGCGCTCCTTCGTCCTGCGCAGCCTCGTCGTGCTCGTCGTCGTCGGCCTCGCGGCCGTCTGGGTCGCGCGTGACGTCGCCTTCCGCAGCTCGGTCGACGACGCGACAGAGCGTGGCAGCCTCTTCGCCGAGACGATCCTCGGCCCGCTGCTGACCCCGGCGGTCCTCACCCCCGGGGGCTCCCTGAGCCCCAGCGCCGTCACCCTGCTGCGCAAGCGGGTGGGCTCGGGCACGATCCGCCACCTCAAGCTGTACGACGAGTCCGGCACGGTCCTGTGGGCCGACCAGGCCGACCTCATCGGCCGGGGCTACACCCTCGACCCCGAGCTGACGGCGCTGCGGACCGACGGCGCGACCACGGCGCGCCTGAGCCGGGTCGAGGACCCGGAGGACGCCGAGCTCGCCGGGGAGGAGCGCCAGCTCGAGATCTACACGGCCGTCGACGTCGACGGCACCGGGCGCCGGGTCCTCGTCGAGACGTACTGGTCGATGCGCCAGATCGACGAGGAGACCCGCTCGCTCGTGCGCGCCTTCCTGCCGCTGCTGCTCGGCGCCCTGCTGCTGTTCCAGCTCGCCGTCCTGCCCCTCGGGCTGTCCCTCGCGCGGCGGGTCGACCGGACGCTGGCCGACCGCGAGCGGATGACCCGCCACGCCCTGTCGGCCGCGCGGCTCGAACGCAGCCGGCTCGCCGCGCAGCTGCACGACGGGGTCATCCAGGACCTGGCCGGCATCGGATTCGCGCTGCCCACCATCGCCGCCGGGCTGCACGCCCGCGCCGAGGCGGCGCGAGAGCTCGTCTGGGAGACCCAGCGGGTGCTCCTGCGCGACGTCGACGCCCTGCGCAACCTCCTCGTCGACCTGCACGACGACCCGCTGGGCGAGGAGGGCCTCGAGGAGTCGGTCGGCGCGCTGGCCGACCGGGCCCGGCAGCAGGGGCTGTCGGTCACCGTGGCGGTGGACCCGGGGGCGGCCTCCCCCGGCACCCGCGCCCTGGCCCTGCGCACCGTGCGCGAGGGGCTGCAGAACGTCCTCAAGCACGCCGCCGCCGAGCACGCCGGGGTGAGTGTGGCCGTCGACGGGGGGGACCTGCGCGTGCGGGTCTCCGACGACGGGCGCGGTGCCCCGTCCGGCGACATCCCGGAGGGCCACGTCGGCCTCAGCCTGCTGCGCGCCACGCTGGCCGACGTCGGCGGCTCGCTCGACCTGCGCGGCCGCTCCCCCGAGGGGAGCGTGCTCGAGGCCCGGGTCCCCCTGCTCGTCGAGGACGCGCTCGACCACACCCGGCCGCACAGCCGGGCCCGACGCCTGCGCCGCCAGGTGGCGGCCGTCTGGACCACCTTCTGGCGCGCGACGTTCCCGAGGACCTTCGATGACTTCTCCCGCTGA
- a CDS encoding multicopper oxidase family protein — translation MESHLQEDRGGGGVARRTLLRVGAAAGLVTAAGVGRTLVVPGLEQQGLLSADGTFEAASIAVGDAALYVEAFPTSPLILTPFSDALTIPKALRPQAMLDVQSWAQPPGPGPGQQNSMRNQQHQMWCPPGQTPVDPLVYKLELLVRPHSFTTSQVLPINSSGLPTTSYDAFGKVYAKGTVRTLPPSTIYGFNGVFPGPMINAEYGRPVLLRFVNRLDENPYGLDRQDFGAPDWTFLTHLHNAHTAPESDGNPHYSMRYGPQGRGYAPQTWVDNLYLNWPAGGDSREKQSFFWFHDHRMDQTGSNVYKGLVGLYPIYDRENAMDMGDETQGLRLPGVRTDNGDGSFDVQYDVPLAFYDVRLDDGVTTHKDAHDGDFPDAKNPRTHPEWWGKSFFRHFPNHGFVGDIFTVNGTAYPVMEVKRRKYRFRFLDCSIARIYEFKLMSSTQGPKSAASLGLTGNELQGQYRIPDGQQCMKFTQIAADGGLLPAPVVRDSFELWPAKRREVIIDFTKYMDGTPTTKGDVIYLTDVMKMPDGRMWSNSSRFSPDPKYKVPVLKFVIGDDAPDDSQIPTRMRDLPPLPSNWQSMLANRLVFEVQRGSGGGEIEWLINGKPFDPTSVATSLKNPAGLTPLAQQKKNSFNLWEIRNGGGGWVHPFHLHMEEHRTVMRNGKDVTAAGTPAHPDDVAREDLVALDPSESVIIYRGFRDFVGPYVAHCHNLAHEDHAMMFGWEITP, via the coding sequence GAGGCGTTCCCCACGAGCCCGCTCATCCTCACCCCGTTCTCCGACGCGCTGACCATCCCCAAGGCGCTGCGCCCGCAGGCGATGCTCGACGTGCAGTCGTGGGCGCAGCCCCCCGGTCCGGGCCCGGGGCAGCAGAACTCGATGCGCAACCAGCAGCACCAGATGTGGTGCCCCCCGGGCCAGACTCCCGTGGACCCGCTGGTCTACAAGCTCGAGCTGCTCGTTCGGCCGCACTCGTTCACCACCTCGCAGGTGCTGCCCATCAACAGCTCGGGCCTGCCGACGACGTCGTACGACGCCTTCGGGAAGGTCTACGCCAAGGGCACCGTCCGGACGCTCCCGCCGAGCACGATCTACGGCTTCAACGGGGTCTTCCCCGGGCCGATGATCAACGCCGAGTACGGCCGCCCGGTCCTGCTGCGGTTCGTCAACCGGCTCGACGAGAACCCGTACGGCCTCGACCGGCAGGACTTCGGCGCGCCCGACTGGACGTTCCTCACCCACCTGCACAACGCGCACACGGCGCCCGAGAGCGACGGCAACCCGCACTACTCGATGCGCTACGGGCCGCAGGGGCGCGGCTACGCGCCGCAGACCTGGGTCGACAACCTCTACCTCAACTGGCCCGCCGGCGGGGACAGCCGCGAGAAGCAGAGCTTCTTCTGGTTCCACGACCACCGGATGGACCAGACCGGCTCCAACGTCTACAAGGGTCTCGTCGGGCTCTACCCGATCTACGACCGCGAGAACGCGATGGACATGGGCGACGAGACCCAGGGTCTGCGCCTGCCCGGCGTCCGCACCGACAACGGCGACGGCAGCTTCGACGTCCAGTACGACGTCCCCCTGGCCTTCTACGACGTCCGCCTGGATGACGGCGTGACCACGCACAAGGACGCGCACGACGGCGACTTCCCTGACGCGAAGAACCCCCGGACGCACCCCGAGTGGTGGGGCAAGTCGTTCTTCCGTCACTTCCCGAACCACGGCTTCGTGGGAGACATCTTCACGGTCAACGGCACGGCCTACCCCGTCATGGAGGTCAAGCGGCGCAAGTACCGCTTCCGCTTCCTCGACTGCTCCATCGCCCGCATCTACGAGTTCAAGCTGATGAGCTCGACCCAGGGCCCGAAGTCGGCGGCGTCGCTGGGCCTCACCGGCAACGAGCTGCAGGGGCAGTACCGCATCCCGGACGGGCAGCAGTGCATGAAGTTCACGCAGATCGCGGCCGACGGCGGTCTGCTGCCGGCGCCGGTGGTGCGGGACTCGTTCGAGCTGTGGCCCGCCAAGCGGCGCGAGGTGATCATCGACTTCACGAAGTACATGGACGGGACCCCGACGACCAAGGGCGACGTCATCTACCTCACCGACGTCATGAAGATGCCGGACGGCCGGATGTGGTCGAACAGCTCGCGCTTCTCCCCCGACCCCAAGTACAAGGTGCCGGTGCTGAAGTTCGTCATCGGCGACGACGCCCCGGACGACAGCCAGATCCCCACGAGGATGCGCGACCTGCCCCCGCTGCCGAGCAACTGGCAGAGCATGCTGGCCAACCGGCTCGTCTTCGAGGTGCAGCGCGGGTCCGGCGGCGGCGAGATCGAGTGGCTCATCAACGGCAAGCCGTTCGACCCGACCAGCGTCGCGACCAGCCTGAAGAACCCGGCCGGTCTCACGCCGCTCGCGCAGCAGAAGAAGAACAGCTTCAACCTGTGGGAGATCCGCAACGGCGGCGGCGGCTGGGTGCACCCGTTCCACCTGCACATGGAGGAGCACCGCACCGTCATGCGCAACGGCAAGGACGTCACGGCGGCCGGCACCCCGGCTCACCCCGACGACGTGGCACGCGAGGACCTCGTCGCCCTCGACCCGAGCGAGTCGGTCATCATCTACCGCGGGTTCCGCGACTTCGTCGGGCCGTACGTCGCGCACTGCCACAACCTCGCCCACGAGGACCACGCCATGATGTTCGGGTGGGAGATCACGCCGTGA
- a CDS encoding response regulator: MTSPAETVGVRVLLADDHPLVRQGLELALSAAPGLTVCGTAPDGVEAVRQALEQHPDIVVLDVSMPGGDGLTAARELRRLLPAVRIVVLTWRASSRPAALEAGADLFLLKDTSPGVLVERLRTLVPRP, translated from the coding sequence ATGACTTCTCCCGCTGAGACCGTCGGGGTCCGGGTGCTGCTCGCCGACGACCACCCGCTCGTGCGCCAGGGGCTGGAGCTGGCGTTGTCGGCGGCCCCCGGGCTGACCGTGTGCGGCACCGCCCCCGACGGGGTGGAGGCGGTGCGCCAGGCCCTCGAGCAGCACCCGGACATCGTCGTCCTCGACGTCTCGATGCCGGGCGGTGACGGCCTGACGGCCGCCCGCGAGCTGCGCCGGCTGCTGCCCGCGGTGCGCATCGTGGTGCTCACCTGGAGGGCGTCCTCGCGCCCGGCCGCGCTGGAGGCCGGGGCCGACCTGTTCCTGCTCAAGGACACCTCTCCCGGCGTGCTCGTCGAGCGCCTGCGCACCCTGGTGCCCCGCCCCTGA
- a CDS encoding response regulator transcription factor — protein MSSPGAERPVRVLVVDDHLVFAQLLGGALGAEPDLECVGTASSVAEALRLVREVRPDLVVMDVRLDDGDGVDATAALTAEHPDLRVVVLSAYVDAALLARAERSGACALLPKNGRLDETLEVLRLAERGGFLVPPRFLRSLTATRPPADPGLSPRELEVLRMLSAGVAVPTLARELEVTVGEARSLVACVLAKLGAGSPLEAVVAAARRGLVHAAPPA, from the coding sequence GTGTCCTCGCCCGGGGCTGAGCGCCCCGTCCGCGTCCTCGTCGTCGACGACCACCTCGTCTTCGCCCAGCTGCTCGGGGGCGCCCTCGGCGCCGAGCCCGACCTGGAGTGCGTGGGGACGGCGTCCTCGGTCGCCGAGGCGCTGCGGCTCGTGCGCGAGGTGCGGCCGGACCTCGTCGTCATGGACGTGCGGCTGGACGACGGCGACGGGGTCGACGCGACGGCGGCGCTCACGGCGGAGCACCCCGACCTGCGGGTCGTCGTCCTCAGCGCGTACGTCGACGCGGCCCTGCTCGCCCGCGCCGAGCGCTCCGGCGCCTGCGCGCTGCTGCCGAAGAACGGACGGCTCGACGAGACGCTCGAGGTGCTGCGGCTCGCCGAGCGTGGCGGCTTCCTCGTCCCGCCGCGCTTCCTGCGCTCGCTCACGGCGACGCGGCCCCCCGCCGACCCGGGGCTGAGCCCGCGCGAGCTGGAGGTGCTGCGGATGCTGTCCGCGGGCGTCGCCGTACCGACGCTCGCCCGCGAGCTCGAGGTCACGGTGGGCGAGGCCCGCTCGCTCGTGGCCTGCGTGCTGGCCAAGCTCGGAGCCGGCTCACCGCTCGAGGCGGTCGTCGCGGCGGCCCGACGAGGACTGGTCCATGCCGCGCCCCCGGCCTGA
- a CDS encoding TIGR02611 family protein, translating into MTGPVDERAARPSRPEDTDDDVVLDAQDDDWAWRRRLRANPVTARAYRIAVAVVGAVVVVGGLIAVPAPGPGWLIVFAGVAIWASEFEWAQRLLRWGKSVLASWTHWMGRQPVWVRGLVGLATLALVLALFWALFAVTGVPGILPDAVEDVLRGVPGLG; encoded by the coding sequence GTGACCGGCCCGGTCGACGAGCGCGCGGCGCGCCCCTCCCGCCCGGAGGACACCGACGACGACGTCGTCCTCGACGCGCAGGACGACGACTGGGCGTGGCGGCGCCGGCTGCGGGCCAACCCCGTGACTGCGCGCGCCTACCGCATCGCCGTCGCCGTGGTGGGCGCGGTCGTCGTGGTCGGTGGTCTCATCGCCGTCCCGGCCCCGGGCCCGGGCTGGCTCATCGTCTTCGCCGGTGTCGCGATCTGGGCGAGCGAGTTCGAGTGGGCGCAGCGGCTGCTGCGCTGGGGCAAAAGCGTGCTGGCCTCGTGGACCCACTGGATGGGTCGGCAGCCGGTGTGGGTGCGCGGCCTCGTCGGGCTCGCCACCCTCGCCCTCGTCCTCGCACTGTTCTGGGCGCTCTTCGCCGTCACCGGGGTGCCCGGGATCCTGCCGGACGCCGTCGAGGACGTGCTGCGCGGGGTGCCCGGGCTGGGCTGA
- a CDS encoding TIGR03086 family metal-binding protein translates to MTRMSIPERYRTAAAGFTQRVEGTRDWDAPTPVAQWRARDVVDHLVTWLPGLLRTASTVRLSPVASAQDDPVQAWRELDAQVAALLGDPATAELVLRNQYVGPMPVPVAVDQLFTPDVVFHTWDLARATGQDDTLDEQFIARAYAGMVQNAEMIRGSGQFGEQQPVPDDATTQERFFAFIGRDPRFRPDPGRPARP, encoded by the coding sequence ATGACCCGGATGAGCATCCCGGAGCGCTACCGCACGGCGGCCGCGGGGTTCACGCAGCGCGTCGAGGGGACGCGCGACTGGGACGCCCCGACCCCCGTGGCGCAGTGGCGGGCCCGCGACGTCGTCGACCACCTCGTCACCTGGCTGCCGGGCCTGCTCCGCACCGCCTCGACGGTCCGGCTCTCCCCGGTCGCCTCGGCGCAGGACGATCCCGTCCAGGCGTGGCGCGAGCTCGACGCCCAGGTAGCGGCGCTGCTCGGCGACCCGGCGACCGCGGAGCTCGTCCTGCGCAACCAGTACGTCGGACCGATGCCGGTCCCCGTCGCGGTCGACCAGCTCTTCACCCCGGACGTCGTCTTCCACACGTGGGACCTGGCCCGGGCCACCGGGCAGGACGACACCCTGGACGAGCAGTTCATCGCCCGCGCTTACGCGGGGATGGTGCAGAACGCCGAGATGATCCGTGGCTCGGGTCAGTTCGGCGAGCAGCAGCCGGTCCCCGACGACGCGACGACCCAGGAGCGGTTCTTCGCCTTCATCGGGCGGGACCCGCGGTTCCGGCCGGATCCCGGCCGGCCGGCTCGGCCGTGA